The region CAAGTCGATTATTTTAAGGGAGAAGAGAATAAAAAATTAATTGTTAGAAAGATAAAATTTTTAGATGATATAGTGAGAGAGAGAAACTTAAAACTGTATATATTAATGGTTGAAGAGGATAGAGAGAAATTTAGTAGGTTAAAAGAGATTTTAGCAAATTCAGTCGGAGATGTACCAGTTTTCTTTGCTATAAAGGATAGCAATCATAAAGAGATTAAAAAGAGTAGATATAGTGTGAATCCGGATAGACTTTTCTTAGAAGAGATAACTCAACTGATGGGAGAAGAGAGGATAACTATAAAATAACGTATGTAATTTTTATTGAAATATAGCTTAGTTAGTGGTAAAATATATAAAAAATAAGGAGGAATTTATGAAAGGTGATATAAATACTATTGAAGAGTTAATGAAAATTCTTCAAGAAAAAAACTTGACTGAGATATCATATGAAACATCTGAAATAAAAATAAACATAAAAGGTTCGTTACAACCAGAGAAAAAACAAGTAGCTCCAAAGAAAGCTGAAGCTGTAAAAGAGGAAAAAAAGAAGGAAGTAGCAAATTGTAAAGATGTAGTTTCAGAGCATATAGGAAGATATACTTATGTAAAAAAAGATGGAACTCCAATAATAGAAGTAGGACAAGAGATAAAGGCTGGACAAGAGCTAGGAAGTGTAATAGCTGTAGGAGTAGCTTTACCAGTAGTTGCTAAGTTTTCAGGAAAAATAGAAGAGATATATATAGAAAATGGTAAGCCAGTAGATTATGGAAGACCATTAATAAAAGTAAAGATTTCATAATCAAATTCTTGGATTATCAGGAGGAAAATAAATGTTTAAAAAAATACTTATTGCAAATAGAGGAGAGATAGCTGTAAGAGTAATCAGAGCAGCTAAGGAATTAGGAATAAAAACAGTTGCTGTATACTCTGAAGCAGATAAAGAGAGCTTACATGTAAGATTAGCTGATGAAGCTGTATGTATAGGAGGAGTATCAAGTACAGAATCATACTTAAAAGTACCTAATATAATAGCTGCAGCTGAGATAACAGGAGCAGATGCAATTCACCCAGGATATGGATTTTTATCAGAGAATGCTAAATTTGCTTCAATATGTGAGGAGCACAATATTACTTTCATAGGACCTAGACCAGAGTGTATCACAAAGATGGGAGACAAAGCTACAGCAAGAGCAACAGCTATAGCTAATAATGTACCACTAACAAATGGAACTGGAATAGTAAGAAGTATATCAGAAGCTAAAAAAGAGGTAAATGAGAGAATAACATATCCAGTAATGATCAAAGCCACTGCTGGTGGTGGAGGAAAGGGTATGAGAATAGCTAGAAATGATGAGGAATTAGAACTTAACATAGTAGCAGCTCAAACTGAAGCTGGAGCAGCTTTTGGAAACCCAGATGTATATATAGAGAAATTTGTAGAAAATCCTAGACATATAGAGGTTCAAGTTTTAGGAGATAAACATGGAAATGTTATCTATTTAGGAGAGAGAGATTGCTCTATTCAAAGAAGACATCAAAAACTTATAGAGGAAGCACCATCATTCTCTTTACCTTTTGGAGTTAGAAAAGCTATGGGAGAGGCAGCAGTAACACTAGCTAAGGCTATAAATTATGACTCAGCTGGGACTTTAGAGTTTTTAGTGGATAAGGATAATAAATTCTATTTTATGGAAATGAATACAAGAGTTCAGGTAGAACATACTGTAACTGAGATGGTAACAGGATTAGACATTATAAAACTACAAATTCAAATAGCTTATGGAGCAAAATTAAATATAACTCAAGATGATATTCAACTTTTTGGACATGCTATTGAGTGTAGAATAAATGCAGAGGATCCAAATAATAACTTCTTACCTTCACCAGGTGTATTGACAAAATATATAGTTCCTGGAGGAAATGGAGTTAGAGTTGACTCTCACTCATATCAAGGGTATGAAATCAGTCCATACTATGATTCTATGATAGGAAAGCTTATAACTTTTGGAATCAATAGAGAGGAAGCTATAGCTAAGATGAAAAGAGCTTTAAGTGAGTATATAATTGAGGGAATAGATACAACTATACCTTTCCACTTAGAGGTTTTAAATAATGAGCTTTATTTAGCTGGAAAAACTTCAACAAATTTTATTGAAGAAAATTTTTCAAAAAAATAATTTTATAAATAGTAGTTTTTTTTGAAAAAATTAGGTATAATATATAGTAGAAGATTACACGGAGGTGTTACAAATGAGCGAATTAGGAAATATAAGAATATCTGATGATGTAGTAAAAACAATAGCAGCTAAGGCAGCTTCAGATGTAGAAGGTGTTTATAAATTAGCTGGTGGTGTAGCTGATGAAGTTAGCAAAATTTTAGGAAAGAAAAGACCTACAAATGGGGTAAAGGTAGAAGTAGGAGAAAAAGAGTGTAGCATTGAAATATTTATCGTTGTAGAATATGGATACCTTATCTCTGAGGTTGCTCATGATGTACAAAAATCAGTTTTAAAAGCTGTATCTGAATTGAGTGGGCTAAAAGTAGTAGAAGTAAATGTGTATGTTCAAGATGTAAAAATTAGAGCTGAAGAGACTTCTGAAGAGGAAGAGGAAGGTTTAGAAGCGTAACTCCATAGAGGTGTTGAAAGGCACCTCTAATCTTTTATTATAGGTGGTATTTTATGATTAAAAAAATAATTTTCTTTTTTGCATGGTTAGGTATATTTTTATTATCAATAACGGGG is a window of Candidatus Fusobacterium pullicola DNA encoding:
- a CDS encoding Asp23/Gls24 family envelope stress response protein, encoding MSELGNIRISDDVVKTIAAKAASDVEGVYKLAGGVADEVSKILGKKRPTNGVKVEVGEKECSIEIFIVVEYGYLISEVAHDVQKSVLKAVSELSGLKVVEVNVYVQDVKIRAEETSEEEEEGLEA
- the accC gene encoding acetyl-CoA carboxylase biotin carboxylase subunit, producing MFKKILIANRGEIAVRVIRAAKELGIKTVAVYSEADKESLHVRLADEAVCIGGVSSTESYLKVPNIIAAAEITGADAIHPGYGFLSENAKFASICEEHNITFIGPRPECITKMGDKATARATAIANNVPLTNGTGIVRSISEAKKEVNERITYPVMIKATAGGGGKGMRIARNDEELELNIVAAQTEAGAAFGNPDVYIEKFVENPRHIEVQVLGDKHGNVIYLGERDCSIQRRHQKLIEEAPSFSLPFGVRKAMGEAAVTLAKAINYDSAGTLEFLVDKDNKFYFMEMNTRVQVEHTVTEMVTGLDIIKLQIQIAYGAKLNITQDDIQLFGHAIECRINAEDPNNNFLPSPGVLTKYIVPGGNGVRVDSHSYQGYEISPYYDSMIGKLITFGINREEAIAKMKRALSEYIIEGIDTTIPFHLEVLNNELYLAGKTSTNFIEENFSKK